The sequence TGGCGCGTCGGCGTGATGTAGGCGCTAAGCAGGTTTCCCTGTGCGTCCAGCAGCGTGTCGTGTTCCACCGGACGCCACGCCGGGTCGCTGCGATCCAGGCGTTGCTTCCGTTGATGTTCCGCGGTCTCGGCCCGCATGCGGCGGGTGTAATACTGCTTCTCGGCGGAGTTGCCGAGCTTGTCCGAGTAGACCTGCGCCACCGACGCGGTCAGGTTGATGTTGTCCGGCCGGCCGCGCAGCACGTCCTTGGCGTACTCCAGCGCATCCAGGATCGTGGTGTACTTGTTGGCCAGGCTCGCCATCTGCACGGAGATGTTGTAGGCCTTGTTCCACACCTGGAAGATGTGAACCGTGTCGAACTCCGGCTGAAGCAAACGGATCCACTCGACCTTCGTGTCGAAGTCTTCCAGGTTCTTGTCGGCCTTTTGCGACTCACTGGTCGACCAGAGGAACATGACCAGGGGCCCGCGGAGCCCACCGAGCAGCAGCGCCAGTGAGAAGCTGTTCATCGAGCCCAGCGACGACCGCGACGACCCCGACGCCGTCCCCGGCACCGCGGCCACGCTCAGGCGCTGCCGCATCGCCCAGTCGCGCGTGATGGCGGCGGCCAGGATCGCGACGATCATCACCATGATGATGCCGGCGCGCGCCCGGCTGGTGCGCGTGCGAACCAGATCGACGTCCGACGACGTGGAGGCGGATGATTTAAGCGGGGTCGTTGTCATGATGCTTGAGTTAGGGCGCGACTTCCTTGTTTCGGAAGATCACGTACGACAGGACGATCAGCGGCAACCCGAACAGCAGCAGCACCATCAGCCCATCGCCGATCGCGCCCAGCGGAATCCAGATGCCACGTTCGATGTCTTCGGTGACGGCGAAACGGCTGATGTCGGGCAGCACGCTGCTGAGCGCCTGCAGCGCCCGCGACAGCGATTCGACCGTGTTGCTGACCACCTGTGACTCGGCGGCGCCGGTCAGCTTCAGGTCGGTCACCACCTGCCGGCCGATGCCGGGCGTGAGGGCATCGCCCAACTGAAGCACGCCCCAGCGGCCGAGCAGGATCACCACGGTCAGCACGACCGCGATTGGCCACGACAGGAACGTGCTGCAGAAGACCGCGATCGCGACCACCAGGATCGCCAGCAGCCAGAGGATGAACAGGCTCTTGAACAGGTTCAGCGCGAAGCTGCGGTCGGCCTCCACCAGGGCAAGGTTCGTCTCGTTCAGCGAAATCCAGTGGCCGGGCGACGTGACCTTCAGCACCAGGTCGAAATTGCCGCCCGCCATCGCGCTGGCGGGCAGGTTGGCGTAGGCGGTGCGGCCATTTTCCGGGTGGATGACGACCGGGTCGCTCAGCGTGTTGCTCTTGCGATTGAACACCTGCAACTGCAGGTTGGTCATGCCTTCGTCGTTATCGTCGACGCCGGAGCGTTCGATGAACGACCGCACCTCGACGGGCACCTCACCGGTCTCGTCGACCTCTTGATTGCGGTAGCGATAAACGGCCACCGGCGCCACGTCGGCAACGTCGCCGCGAAGTTGTTGGCCGTGGTTGCCCATGCGGCCACGGAACGAGATCGGCAACGCATCGGGCGAGGCGGGAACGGACGGATATTCCAAGGCAAACAGCTTGTCGGGCGACGGGCTGGCGTATCCCAGTTGCGCCGCACCAACGCGCGTGCCGTACTCGTAACCGGGCACCGCGCCGCGCAGGCCGATGTGGAACCGCACCGGCGAGCCGTCGACCGACGTCTTGCGGATGGCTGCCAGGTTCGCAGGCGTCAGCTCGATGGCGACGGGCGACACCTCGTTGGGCGCGACCTCGATCGGTCGACCGCCGTTGATTTCGTTGGATGGAACGAGCGTAAAGAAGTCGCGATCCAGCACCTCAACGAACACCGCCGGTCGGCGGGCGTCCGGTGGCGCGTCGGGTTCCATGCCGGGCAGGTACGGAATGCGGACCGACTGCGTCGTCGGCGCCGTGGCGGGCATCGCCGAGGCGTCCTCGGTCGCGGTTTCACCCTTGGTCGGGCGCACCTCGACCAGCGCCACGAACCGCATCGGGGGCAATCCGTCCGCAGCCTCGACGGTGACGGGAAGGTCGTCGGCGGGCACCTCGAACGGAATCGCGATGCTCTGTTCGGACGCGCCGCTGGTGAACCGAACGCCGGTGTCCTCACCCGGTAGGCGCGAGTAGAAGTTCAGGTCCTGCGGGCGGTAGAACTCCTTGGCGTTCAGCAGGCCGGCCGACACGTAATGTTCGAGCGTTGGCCGCAGCGCCGGGTCGACTTCACCGGCCTCAAGGCGCTGGCTCACCTCACGCTGCATCGTCCACGATCGCAGGTGCAGGTAGCCGTACGTGAAGACGCCCATGATCAGCAGGATGGCCGCCGACACGCAGGCGAAACCGACGACTTTGCCCAGCACGATCTCGAGCCGCGTGGTCGGCTTGGTGACGATCGTGAAGATAACGCGGTTCTCGATTTCCTTCGGCAGGTTCGTGCAGGCCAGGATGATCGCGGTCAGCGTGACCAGCATGCCCGTGGCGAACAGGCAGAACTTGGTCGTCTGGCGAATGGCGTCCAGTTCGTCGACCGGCTTTTGGAATTGCGAGACGAGGATGACGCCGACGATGGCCAGCGGAGTGATCCACAGCACGCGGCGGCGGATTGCGTCGGTAAAGCTGACGCTGGAGACCGCCCAAATGCGCGCGGGTGACAGGCGGAGCAGATCCTTGAAGCCGAAGATCAGCAGGCCCACCACCACGATGCCCGCGGCGACGAGAAGCCCCACGTGACGAAAGAAAAAATCGGACGCGGCGAGAATGCTCGGTTCGCTCGACATGGGAATTAGCGTCTGGTCAATCGTGTCTATGGTCTACGGGGCCAAGTGGCGCACCTGCGCGTTGCTGTAAGTCGAAATCACCCTCACCTAACCTCTCCCGGCGCATGCGGGAGAGGAACCGGAGCGGCAACCGCCGACTCGAGCAACATTACGTGTCGCTGCTGGTGTACGAACCACCGGCAGCGGTCTTCTCGCGGACGATGCGCATGAACAGGTCTTCCAGCGTGGTCGTCGGGTGCGTGACCGTCGCCTCACCATGACCCATTCGGCGGATGAACTCCTGCACCTCGATGATCTGGCTCGGCGTCAGGCCGCTGGCCTCAATCTGCGTCACGTCCTTCACCTGCACGAGGTCCTTCACCTGCCCCAGCGTCTGCATCTTCCCGCGGAACAAAATCGTGATGCGGTCGCAGACGTCCTGCACGTCGGCCAGCAAGTGGCTGCACAGCAGCACCGTCTTGCCCTGTGCCTTCAGCGAAAGGATCAGGTCCTTCATCTCGCGCGTGCCGATCGGGTCGAGGCCCGTCGTCGGCTCGTCGAGCAAGATAAGGTCAGGGTTGTTAATAAGCGCCTGTGCCAGACCGATTCGGCGAGCCATGCCCTTGCTGTACTCGCGCAGCTTGCGCTTGCGAGCCTTGGCGTCCAAACCGACGGTGTCCAGCAGTGCCGGCACGCGCTTTTTGAGTTCACGGCGCGGGATTTTGAACAGCCGGCCGTAGAAGTGCAGCGTTTCCTCACCGTTCAGGAAGCGGTACAGGTACGACTCTTCGGGCAGGAAGCCGATGCGCTCGTTGATCTCCGTGCTGCCGGCCGAGTGACCCAGCACCGCGGCGCGGCCGCGCGACGGGAAGATCAGGCCCAGCAGCAGTTTAATGGTGGTGGACTTGCCCGAACCGTTGGGGCCCAGCAGGCCGAAGACTTCACCACGGTTGACGGTGAGGGACAGGTCGTCGAGCGCCCGCACCTTATCCCGGCCCCAGAAGTCCTTGTAGACCTTGGTCAGGTTGGCGGTGTAGATCGCCGACGCCGCGATGTCCGACTCCGAAACCGGGGTCGATGCGTTCACGCTTTCGGGAGCGGTTGCTGTGGTCATGCGAGAGGTCGTGGGAGACGTGGTCTACGCTCAGGCCGGGCTCCGCAGCCCGAGCCTCCAAGGGACGACATGCGCCGCCCGGGCGAAAGTCGCAGGCGAAGTGCATCGCGCACGACACCGGCGAGGCCCGAGGTCGAGCCGCGAGGAACAGGAGCGCAGAAGTGAACGGCAGCGCTCTATTCGATCGCGGATCAACGCGACGACGCGCCTCGTCTTAGCGGCCCATCGGCTTGGCGACGCGCGGCTTCGAACGAATGCGACGGCGACGCTTTTCGCTGGGCTTCTCGTAATAGGCGACGCGCTTGATGTCCTTCGTCAGGCCCTCTTTTTCACAGGCCTTCTTGAAACGACGAAGCATTTGCTCGGCGGTCTCACCGCCGCGGCTCTTGATCTTGATCATTCGGTACCTCTGGCAATCCTGCGCACCACTCGAACGGCCAAGGATGCGTCCCGATGGACGCCGGCTGAGTGGAAAAAATCGCCGACGGACTTTTGCCCCGTCGGCGGAAGGGTTAGTGTACCTTAGATCGTCTCGTACGCAATACCCAGAGCAACCCGCGCAAATGTCGCTGCAACAGACCATTACTATACGCGTGCGTTATCCGGAAGTTGACGGCATGGGCTACCTGCACCACAGCCGCTACCTCCAATATTTCGAGATGGGCCGGGTCGAGCTGCTGCGCCAGATGGGCGTCAGCTACGCCGACCTCGAGAAGACCGGCGTCTTCTTCGTCGTCGTCAAGGCCGCCCTTAACTATCGCGCCCCCGCCCGTTACGATGACGAGCTGCACCTAACCACCAAGCTCGTGAAGCAGACCCATGTGCGGTACGATCATGCCTACGAGGTTCGCCGGAGCGACACGTTGATCTGCGAGGGTACCACGACGATCGCCTGCGTCGACCGCGAGGGGCAACTTCAGGGCATTCCCGAGATCCTTACGGTCGCCAGGGTAGATTAAACCGCTTAAGTGCCGCTATAGTCAGGGGTTCATCCGCGGACCGATCCGCAGGATGAGCCAAATGTGTTCTGGAGGTGTGCCATCGCGACGATCGAGACCAAAGTGACGAAACCGAACAGCATGGACGCCGCCAGGCAGTTCGCCATTGAAGGTGCCCGCCTGGCCGCCAACACGCGCTGCGAGGACGTGGTCGTGCTGGACGTGAGCGCGATCTCCCCGATCACCGACTTCCTCATCCTCGGCACCGGCAGCAGTTCCCGGCAGATGCAGACCGTTTGTCAGGAGATCGAAGAACTGGGTGAGCCGCGCGGCTTCAAAGCGTTGAACCAGTCCGGCTTGGAAGGGGAAAGCTGGATGGTGCAGGACTTCTTCCAGGTCGTCGTCCACCTGTTCAACCGCGAGGCCCGCGGATACTACGATCTGGACGGCCTCTGGGGCGACGCCAAGAAGGTCGAGTGGCAGCAGCCGAAGAAGTAACGCACGCCGTTCATGCATCTGTTGTGGCGACGCCTGTGATCGCCCATTTGATTTGATCACTATCACATAGCGTGTCGCGCCATCCGTTGTCCTGGGTATCAACCAGGCTGACATTTTGAGCGATTCCTCTGGCGGCGGCATCGGTCCACATCGCACCTTCGCAAAGTGGCTCGTTTCCCTATGATCGGGCCATGTCTGGTTTTCTCGCATTCTCTTTCGCAGTATCCCGACGTTTGCTTCTGTTGCTCGCGGCGCTGCTCCTGCTTGCGGGCACCGGTTGCTCGCGCTTCGATGTGCTGAACGCGACCGTGCCGTCCTGGGGATACCGGCAAAACAACGGCATCTCGTACGGTCAGGCGGCCCGGCAGAAGTTGGACGTTTACCAGCCCGGCAGCCAAAAAAAGGGCGCGCCGATCGTCGTCTTCTTCTATGGCGGGGGTTGGCAGAACGGTCAGCGGACGGATTACCGCTTCGTGGCCGAGGCGTTCACGTCGTACGGGTACGTGACGGTCATTCCCGATTATCGCTTGTATCCGGAGGTGACGTTCCCGGCGTTCGTGGTCGACGGCGCGATGGCGCTGCGGTGGGTGCAGGAGAACGCCGCTCGGTTCGACGCCGACCCGAGCCGCATCTTTCTCGTCGGTCACTCGGCGGGCGCGCACATCGCGGCGTTGTTGATGTACGACGAGTCGTACCTGAACGACGTCGGCTTCGACCGCGCCGCGCTACGGGCGACCGCCGGCATCAGTGGGCCGTACGACTTTAAGGCGACCGGCTTTTACGAGCAGATCTTCCCGCAACAGGACGACCCCCAGACCCGGCGGGACTTCAACCCGATCTATTACGTCGACGGCTCCGAGCCGCCCATGCTGATGCTGCAGGGGACCGACGACAAGCTGGTCGAACAGGGAAACGCAATACGGCTGGCGAAGCGCGTGCGCGCCCAGGGCGGCCAGGCCCGGCACCTGCGGTTCCGCGGTGGCAACCATTCCGACACCGTGCTCTCGCTCGCCTGGAGCTTCCGCTGGCTGACCCCGTCGCTGCGGTACATCACGACCTTCTTCCGCGAGCACGATCCGGCGGTGGTGCAGGGGGCCCGTTAGGCGTGCTGTTGCAGCACACACGGCGAAATCCTAGTCTCGACGGCCTTCACGTTCCCTTGGTAGAGACTGGTGACCCTATCGGTGGCGAACAACTCGGTTATTCGCCACCGATACGCGTTTTGAGGAACCCGATTTATGGCCCGTCCGCTCGGCGTCTGGTCTGCGCTATCCCGGCATGATGCTGATGGGCTTGTACGGCAGGTTCATCGCGTTCAGCAGGATGCCAAGGCACAGCCAGAACCCCGCCGCCATGGCTTCGCCGACGATCAGGCCCAACGCCACCGGTTTGCCCGCGCTGTACATTCCTGCGCCACCGAAGCGCACCACCAGCGACTTCAGCGCCCAGCCGATCATAATGCTGAACCATAGGTGGGCACCGGGATAGGTGTTGATCATCAAGAAGCCTATCGGGTGCAGCGGCCAACCGGTGAAGCGGAGCCGCAGGAAGCTCAGGATGCCGGTGAAGATGAACCCGAAGGTCATGTGCGCCAGCGGGCTGTGGTTCATGTAATACTGCTGGCGGTCGTACTGCACGGTCGGCTCGACGATCATCCAGCGGGGGTTGTCGCGTGCGCCCCATTCGTTGATCGGGTCGATCGATGGCGTGCTGAGCGTGGCGGAGTAGGTGTATTCGACGATCAACAGCGACGCGAAGCTGATGACGTACCCCACAATCAACGCTAGCGCCAAACATGCCAGGAAGCGCCGGCCCTGGCCGGACTTTGGCGACGGGTCGATCGTTTGGTCGGCCATGCGCAGCGCGTGCAGGCCGTAGACGCTGGAGACCTCGCGGAAGTCGTAGTGCACGCTCTGAAGCATGGCAGCGTGGTAGTAGGTCTCCATCGAGACCGGCATCTTCACACCGTACGCCGCCAGCAGGCCGAACGGTTTATAAATCGGCACCTGAAGCTGACCGTGGACCAGACCCACCTCGGCGATGATGCGCGCGATCATCACGAACAGGAACAGCAGCAGCATCACCATCACGACCGCGCCACCGAGGCCCGCTCCGGCCAGCACGAGCCAGCCGATCATGATGACGACGCACGAGATCAACGCCCAGGCCGTCTTGCGGTACGACAGGTAGACGCCTTCGGGCTCGCCGTCGCGCTGGCCTCGAACCGCCTGCTTGGCGACCATCATCCAATGGTGCCGCCCGATCCATGCCGTCGCGACGGCGAACGCGATTAGGCCACCGAGGTGTTGGTCGCCTTGCCCCGGCGTGCTGGCGTCGCCGGCGAACGAACCGCGCATCATCTTGAAGACCTGGAACAGCAGGAAGAACGCCCACAGACTGAACGCGACCGATGACGACAGGAAATACGTAACTCCGACCACCGTGAAGAAGATGGCGGCGTCCTTCACCTTCTGATCCATGTACGCGAACGGCGGCTCAGTGAAAATTCGGGAAAAGTCGTAATAAGTCCAAATAGTAGGGAAGAATTCCGGAAAATACTTCGCCAAGCCGTTCCAGCCGTGCAGCAAGAAGACGCAGCCAAACGCGATCCAGAACCCGCGTGACCTGAAGGTCGAGTTCAGCCACTGCCCCCGGCGGGGCGTCTCGATCATCGCTAGCTGAATCTGGGCAAGCGGGAAGGGCAGCCGCTCGTTGTCGACCCATTGCCTGCGGACGATCAGCATCAGGCACATCACCGCGCCGTACATTGCCGCCAAGAAAATGCCCCACGTGATCGCAGGGCGAATCCATGCGGTCAGCGGGATCGGGCCCTCCTGAATCCAGCGGGCATGAAACCCCGTGACCACCGGATCGTTGCTCCACGTCCGACGGTCGTCGGACGAGAACTGCGGCCACAGCCAGTCGGGCAGGTTGAGGCTGAGAAAGATGCTGCGAAACTCCGAGTGCGACCGCGATTGCCACAACGGCCCCGTAAGCGACGACGGCAGATAGCGCATCAGCCCGCCACCCGGCAGGCAGCAGGCGATCAGCATCATCGACAGCGCGACGCACAACTCACCCGAGTGAAACGCCCATCTGGGTCGCCATCGCGAAAGCGGACCATTCACGCCGAGCACGAACAGGAACGTCAGCAGAACCACGCCCAGCGGCAGGTTGTTGCCCACCAGCAGCGTGTTGCGCATCGCGTAGTCGTTGTAGGCCGTCAGCCCACAGATCACGCTCGTGCCGGCCAACCCCAGCAAGACGCTTCGAAAATTGACCGCCGGCCGAACGACCGGTGGTGGGGAAATGGGTAGTTCCTGCACGCGGCGGATCGTACTGTCGGGGTTGGCGACGTGTCTATATGTGACGTGAGTGCGGGAGGCGGAAGGAAGCGGATGAACCGTAGAAACGCGGTTCAACGTTCTTCCGATCACCCCGACCGCTGGCACCGCGGGCAGAAGTGCGTCGATCGCCCGCCCAGCACGATGCGTTCGATCGTCGTTCGGCATCCCTGGCAGGCTTCGCCCGCGCGATCGTAGACGCGGTGCAGGCGCTGGAAGTCGCCCTTGTTGCCGTCGGCGTCGACGTAGTCGCGCAGGCTGCTGCCGCGGCTGCGAATGGCCCGGCGGAGGACGGTCTTGATGGCGCGGTTCAACTTCATCACCTGTGCCGGTGACACCTCGCACGCCGGCAGTAGCGGGTGAATGCCCGACGCGTGCAGCGCTTCGTCTACATAGATATTGCCAAGGCCCGCGATCAATCGCTGGTCGAGCAGCGCCACCTTGATCGCCCGCTTGGTCTTGCGCAACTGCACCGCCAGTTGCGCCGGCCGTAGGTCGAGCGGTTCGGGGCCCATCAGATCATCGCCCATCGCGGCGCCAAGCCACCACAGCCCACCGAACCGCCGTGGGTCGCGAAATCGGATGTCGAAGTTGGGAAGTTTGAATGCCACGTGCGTATGCTTCAGCAGTGGCGCGTCAGGCGGGTCGATCGTCAGTCGGCCCGTCATGCCCAGGTGAACGTAAAACCGCTCGGCCGTGGTCACCGTGAAGATGATTCGCTTGCCCCGGCGATCGATCGACTCAATACGTCGGCCGAGCAATTTCGACCGGAGGTCGACCTCAGGTGGGGTTATGACGTCTGCCCGGTGGATGAGCACGTCATTGATCGTCTGCCCGACCGCCCGTGGACGAAGCGTGGTGACGACGGTCTGGACTTCCGGCAGCTCGGGCATTTGCAACTTTCCTGTACGGGCGGCGTCTGTTTGTTGGTACTATACAGGGTAGGATCGGGGGCAACGCCAAGGTAAGCCCGTGCGATTCCTCGAGCGTGACCACCAACCGCGCCGCGCACGTTTATGAAGTCGTCCACCCGCTTGCGGGTTCGCTGTTCGATCGTCCCGGACAAGACGAGCGAGCCCGTTCGTTTGAAACCGTCCGATCAGGAACGCGACCGACCAACACGATCAGCCCATCCCCTTTTGGAGCCACAGCATGGAGTCGAAGCTCGGACTGGTTCAACCCGAACAAACGGACCTTGCCACCGACGAACTGGCCGCCATCGAAAAGCTGCAGCGTGGCTACCACGAGATGAAAGCCGAACTCGGCAAGGTGATCGTGGGGCAGGAAGCGGTCATCGAAGAACTGCTGATCGTCCTCTTCTGCCGTGGGCACGCGTTGCTCGTCGGTGTGCCCGGCTTGGCCAAGACGCTGTTGATCAGCACGCTCGCCAAGACGCTGGGCCTGTCGTTTAACCGCATTCAGTTCACGCCTGATTTAATGCCATCCGACATCACCGGCACCGAGGTGATCGAGGAGGACAAGACCACCGGCAGCCGCAGCATGCGCTTCGTGCGCGGGCCGGTCTTCGCCAACTGCATTTTGGCCGACGAGATCAACCGCACGCCCCCCAAGACGCAGGCCGCGCTGCTGGAGGCCATGCAGGAGCACCAGGTGACCGCAGGCGGCAAACTGCACCGCTTGCCGCAACCGTTCTTCGTGCTGGCGACGCAGAACCCGGTCGAGCAGGAGGGCACCTATCCACTGCCTGAAGCGCAGCTGGACCGGTTCATGTTCAACATCAACGTGGGCTACCCCACCGAAGAAGAAGAGTTCCAGATCGTCCGCCTGACCACCGCCGGCCGAAAGGTCGAGCTGAAGCACGTGCTGGGCGCCGACGAAGTGATGACGCTGCAGGAGATCGTGCGCAAGGTGCCGGTCGCCGACCACGTCATCCGGTATGCGTTGCAGTTCAGCCGCCTGACGCGCAAGAGCGAGGGCGGCGTGCCCGACTTCGTCAACGAGTACGTGACTTGGGGTGCCGGCCCGCGTGCATCGCAGAACCTGATCTTGGCCGGCAAGGCCCGGGCGCTGCTGAAGGGTCGCTATCACGTGAGCACGGAAGACATTCGCCAGGTCGCGCTGCCAGTGTTGCGGCATCGCATCGTCACCAACTTCAACGCCGAGGCCGAGGGCGTGAAGCCCGACGTGATCGTGCGAAAGCTCATCGACCACATCCCGCGGCAGCAGTATGAAGAGCTGGATGCGCAGGCGGCGAAGATGATGAAAGGGGCCGGGGTGGCGTGAACCGCGCACTCGACCGAATATGGCCAAATAAGCGATCTCGGCGCGCTGTTTTCATCGTGCTGGTCGTCGCATGTGTCGCTTACGTTGTAATTGTCGAACTGGCACGACGTTCTCGATATAGATCGGTCGACCAAGTGTGGGTTGAGAAGGTCAATAAAGCGCTGTCGCCCGGCACAACGAGGGGGTACGCGGAAGCGTGGCTGCGGCACAACAACATTGAATACTCGTGGGGTGAAACGGATCAGATCAACGGCATCGCACGTGTTGGAGCAGTCTATGGCTTGTCGAAGAAGGACATCGGAATCACATTGCAGTTCGACGAAGGTGGCCAGCGCGTCGAATCACTCAACGTGAAGCCGGTTTATACCGGTTTCTAACGGCGGGGCAGTGGTCAGTTCGAGATAAAGAATGAGCGAAGGCGCAACCGATTATCGCAAGTACCTCGACCCGCGAACGCTCGCGCGCGTGTCGGCGCTCGACCTGCGCGCTCGGCTCATCGTCGAAGGCTTAACCGCCGGCATGCATCGCTCGCCGTATCAGGGAATCTCGGTCGAGTTCGCGCAGCATCGGCCGTACGTGCAGGGGGACGACATTCGTTACCTCGACTGGAAGGTCTTCGGCCGCAACGACAAGTTTTACTTGAAGCAGTACATCGAGGAGACGAACCTCCACCTGATCCTGATCGTCGACGCCAGCGAGAGCATGGGCTACGGCACCGTGAAGACCGACGCCGGCGTCTGGACGAAGTACGACCACGCCACCGCCATCGCGGCTTCCATGGCGTACATGGCGATTCAACAGCAGGACTCAGTGGGGCTGGCGATCTTCGACCAGACGCTGAGCCGTTACTTCAAGCCCAGCAACTCGCCGGCCCAGTGGAAGACGGTCGTCAACGAACTGCAGCAGGTGCCGCGATGGAACAAGACCAGCACGGGCAAGATCCTTGATTCGCTCGCTGAGAAGCTGCACCACCGCAGTGTGATCGTCATCCTGTCCGACTTCTTCGACGACCTGGAAAGCATTAAGACCGGCCTGCGGCATCTGCGCTACAAGAAGCACGAGCTGATGCTCTTCCAGATCCTGGACCCGGCCGAGATCGAGTTCCCGTTTGAAGACGTGACCATGTTCCAAGGCATGGAAGAGGCCGGCCAACTGCTGACCGAACCGCGGGCGCTGCGCGAGAGCTATCTGGAACAGCTGCGCGAGTTTACGGATGGTTTGAAGAAGCTCTGCCGTGGGATGAACATCGACTTCACCCGCATGAACAGCAGCGAGTCGTTGGATGTGGCACTTAGCACGTTCTTGGCGAACCGTGCCGCGACGATGAAGTAGTTCAATGCAGAGGCGCAGAGAAAGGAACGCAGAGTGATGCAAAGAAGAAATGCGTTTGGCAGAAGCCTT is a genomic window of Tepidisphaeraceae bacterium containing:
- a CDS encoding ABC transporter permease subunit translates to MSSEPSILAASDFFFRHVGLLVAAGIVVVGLLIFGFKDLLRLSPARIWAVSSVSFTDAIRRRVLWITPLAIVGVILVSQFQKPVDELDAIRQTTKFCLFATGMLVTLTAIILACTNLPKEIENRVIFTIVTKPTTRLEIVLGKVVGFACVSAAILLIMGVFTYGYLHLRSWTMQREVSQRLEAGEVDPALRPTLEHYVSAGLLNAKEFYRPQDLNFYSRLPGEDTGVRFTSGASEQSIAIPFEVPADDLPVTVEAADGLPPMRFVALVEVRPTKGETATEDASAMPATAPTTQSVRIPYLPGMEPDAPPDARRPAVFVEVLDRDFFTLVPSNEINGGRPIEVAPNEVSPVAIELTPANLAAIRKTSVDGSPVRFHIGLRGAVPGYEYGTRVGAAQLGYASPSPDKLFALEYPSVPASPDALPISFRGRMGNHGQQLRGDVADVAPVAVYRYRNQEVDETGEVPVEVRSFIERSGVDDNDEGMTNLQLQVFNRKSNTLSDPVVIHPENGRTAYANLPASAMAGGNFDLVLKVTSPGHWISLNETNLALVEADRSFALNLFKSLFILWLLAILVVAIAVFCSTFLSWPIAVVLTVVILLGRWGVLQLGDALTPGIGRQVVTDLKLTGAAESQVVSNTVESLSRALQALSSVLPDISRFAVTEDIERGIWIPLGAIGDGLMVLLLFGLPLIVLSYVIFRNKEVAP
- a CDS encoding ABC transporter ATP-binding protein, which encodes MTTATAPESVNASTPVSESDIAASAIYTANLTKVYKDFWGRDKVRALDDLSLTVNRGEVFGLLGPNGSGKSTTIKLLLGLIFPSRGRAAVLGHSAGSTEINERIGFLPEESYLYRFLNGEETLHFYGRLFKIPRRELKKRVPALLDTVGLDAKARKRKLREYSKGMARRIGLAQALINNPDLILLDEPTTGLDPIGTREMKDLILSLKAQGKTVLLCSHLLADVQDVCDRITILFRGKMQTLGQVKDLVQVKDVTQIEASGLTPSQIIEVQEFIRRMGHGEATVTHPTTTLEDLFMRIVREKTAAGGSYTSSDT
- the rpsU gene encoding 30S ribosomal protein S21 gives rise to the protein MIKIKSRGGETAEQMLRRFKKACEKEGLTKDIKRVAYYEKPSEKRRRRIRSKPRVAKPMGR
- a CDS encoding thioesterase family protein, which translates into the protein MSLQQTITIRVRYPEVDGMGYLHHSRYLQYFEMGRVELLRQMGVSYADLEKTGVFFVVVKAALNYRAPARYDDELHLTTKLVKQTHVRYDHAYEVRRSDTLICEGTTTIACVDREGQLQGIPEILTVARVD
- the rsfS gene encoding ribosome silencing factor; translation: MTKPNSMDAARQFAIEGARLAANTRCEDVVVLDVSAISPITDFLILGTGSSSRQMQTVCQEIEELGEPRGFKALNQSGLEGESWMVQDFFQVVVHLFNREARGYYDLDGLWGDAKKVEWQQPKK
- a CDS encoding alpha/beta hydrolase is translated as MLLLLAALLLLAGTGCSRFDVLNATVPSWGYRQNNGISYGQAARQKLDVYQPGSQKKGAPIVVFFYGGGWQNGQRTDYRFVAEAFTSYGYVTVIPDYRLYPEVTFPAFVVDGAMALRWVQENAARFDADPSRIFLVGHSAGAHIAALLMYDESYLNDVGFDRAALRATAGISGPYDFKATGFYEQIFPQQDDPQTRRDFNPIYYVDGSEPPMLMLQGTDDKLVEQGNAIRLAKRVRAQGGQARHLRFRGGNHSDTVLSLAWSFRWLTPSLRYITTFFREHDPAVVQGAR
- a CDS encoding DUF6785 family protein; the protein is MQELPISPPPVVRPAVNFRSVLLGLAGTSVICGLTAYNDYAMRNTLLVGNNLPLGVVLLTFLFVLGVNGPLSRWRPRWAFHSGELCVALSMMLIACCLPGGGLMRYLPSSLTGPLWQSRSHSEFRSIFLSLNLPDWLWPQFSSDDRRTWSNDPVVTGFHARWIQEGPIPLTAWIRPAITWGIFLAAMYGAVMCLMLIVRRQWVDNERLPFPLAQIQLAMIETPRRGQWLNSTFRSRGFWIAFGCVFLLHGWNGLAKYFPEFFPTIWTYYDFSRIFTEPPFAYMDQKVKDAAIFFTVVGVTYFLSSSVAFSLWAFFLLFQVFKMMRGSFAGDASTPGQGDQHLGGLIAFAVATAWIGRHHWMMVAKQAVRGQRDGEPEGVYLSYRKTAWALISCVVIMIGWLVLAGAGLGGAVVMVMLLLFLFVMIARIIAEVGLVHGQLQVPIYKPFGLLAAYGVKMPVSMETYYHAAMLQSVHYDFREVSSVYGLHALRMADQTIDPSPKSGQGRRFLACLALALIVGYVISFASLLIVEYTYSATLSTPSIDPINEWGARDNPRWMIVEPTVQYDRQQYYMNHSPLAHMTFGFIFTGILSFLRLRFTGWPLHPIGFLMINTYPGAHLWFSIMIGWALKSLVVRFGGAGMYSAGKPVALGLIVGEAMAAGFWLCLGILLNAMNLPYKPISIMPG
- the mutM gene encoding bifunctional DNA-formamidopyrimidine glycosylase/DNA-(apurinic or apyrimidinic site) lyase, whose translation is MPELPEVQTVVTTLRPRAVGQTINDVLIHRADVITPPEVDLRSKLLGRRIESIDRRGKRIIFTVTTAERFYVHLGMTGRLTIDPPDAPLLKHTHVAFKLPNFDIRFRDPRRFGGLWWLGAAMGDDLMGPEPLDLRPAQLAVQLRKTKRAIKVALLDQRLIAGLGNIYVDEALHASGIHPLLPACEVSPAQVMKLNRAIKTVLRRAIRSRGSSLRDYVDADGNKGDFQRLHRVYDRAGEACQGCRTTIERIVLGGRSTHFCPRCQRSG
- a CDS encoding MoxR family ATPase; its protein translation is MESKLGLVQPEQTDLATDELAAIEKLQRGYHEMKAELGKVIVGQEAVIEELLIVLFCRGHALLVGVPGLAKTLLISTLAKTLGLSFNRIQFTPDLMPSDITGTEVIEEDKTTGSRSMRFVRGPVFANCILADEINRTPPKTQAALLEAMQEHQVTAGGKLHRLPQPFFVLATQNPVEQEGTYPLPEAQLDRFMFNINVGYPTEEEEFQIVRLTTAGRKVELKHVLGADEVMTLQEIVRKVPVADHVIRYALQFSRLTRKSEGGVPDFVNEYVTWGAGPRASQNLILAGKARALLKGRYHVSTEDIRQVALPVLRHRIVTNFNAEAEGVKPDVIVRKLIDHIPRQQYEELDAQAAKMMKGAGVA